The following are encoded in a window of Bos indicus isolate NIAB-ARS_2022 breed Sahiwal x Tharparkar chromosome 7, NIAB-ARS_B.indTharparkar_mat_pri_1.0, whole genome shotgun sequence genomic DNA:
- the DIRAS1 gene encoding GTP-binding protein Di-Ras1, with amino-acid sequence MPEQSNDYRVVVFGAGGVGKSSLVLRFVKGTFRDTYIPTIEDTYRQVISCDKSVCTLQITDTTGSHQFPAMQRLSISKGHAFILVFSVTSKQSLEELGPIYKLIVQIKGSVEDIPVMLVGNKCDETQREVDTREAQAVAQEWKCAFMETSAKMNYNVKELFQELLTLETRRNMSLNIDGKRSSKQKRTDRIKGKCILM; translated from the coding sequence ATGCCTGAACAGAGCAACGACTACCGAGTGGTGGTGTTCGGGGCGGGCGGCGTGGGCAAGAGCTCGCTGGTGCTGCGCTTCGTCAAAGGCACGTTCCGGGACACCTACATCCCCACCATTGAGGACACCTACCGGCAGGTCATCAGCTGCGACAAGAGTGTGTGCACACTGCAGATCACTGACACCACGGGCAGTCACCAGTTCCCGGCCATGCAACGGCTGTCCATCTCCAAGGGCCATGCCTTCATCTTAGTCTTCTCGGTCACCAGCAAGCAGTCGCTGGAGGAGTTGGGCCCCATCTACAAGCTCATCGTGCAGATCAAGGGCAGCGTGGAGGACATCCCCGTCATGCTGGTGGGCAACAAGTGCGACGAGACCCAGCGGGAGGTAGACACCCGCGAGGCCCAGGCTGTGGCCCAGGAGTGGAAGTGCGCCTTCATGGAGACTTCGGCCAAGATGAACTACAACGTCAAGGAGCTCTTCCAGGAGCTGCTCACGCTGGAGACGCGCCGGAACATGAGCCTGAACATCGATGGCAAGCGCtccagcaaacagaagaggaCAGACCGCATCAAGGGCAAATGCATTCTCATGTGA